The proteins below are encoded in one region of Coffea arabica cultivar ET-39 chromosome 4c, Coffea Arabica ET-39 HiFi, whole genome shotgun sequence:
- the LOC113740224 gene encoding uncharacterized WD repeat-containing protein C17D11.16-like isoform X1, whose protein sequence is MISAISWVPKGASKPVPVAAEPPSKEEIEEILKNDLLDNREEVGDDNDYDEGMDLDQSKQDAEVAQALAAADALGKGSKGTHPETDSIADALKELDMDNYDEEDDGVELFGEGLRTLYYPSNEMDPYLKDKDDEDSVDLDDTTISPEDSVIICARNEDDVSHLEVWILEGSEEGDSNMYVHHDIVIPAFPLCLAWLDCPLKEGEKGNFVAVGSMEPAIEIWDLDVMDEVQPSAVLGGVVEKKKKKGKKKSVKYKDDSHTDSVLGLAWNKEYRNVLASASADKMVKIWDVATGKCSDTMEHHSDKVQAVAWNHFVPQVLLSGSFDHSVVMKDARISSHTGFKWSVAADVESLAWDPHAEHSFVVSLENGMVSGFDIRASSSKLSSDPKPSFTLHAHDKAVCSITYNRLVPNLLATGSMDKTVKLWDLSNNQPSCVASKNPKAGAVFSVSFSDECPFLLAIGGSKGKLELWETLSDAAVSTKYGKYTNQNRSAQS, encoded by the exons ATGATATCAGCTATTTCATGGGTTCCGAAAGGTGCCTCAAAGCCAGTACCTGTTGCTGCTGAGCCGCCTTCAAAAGAAGAGATTGAGGAGATTTTGAAGAACGATCTTCTCGACAATCG aGAAGAGGTTGGAGATGATAATGATTATGACGAGGGTATGGATCTTGATCAATCCAAGCAAGACGCTGAAGTTGCGCAAGCACTTGCTGCTGCCGATGCGTTAGGCAAAGGTTCAAAGGGCACACATCCAGAAACTGACAGCATAGCAGATGCCCTGAAGGAATTAGACATGGATAAttatgatgaagaagatgatg GGGTTGAGCTGTTTGGTGAGGGACTTCGGACTTTATATTACCCAAGTAATGAGATGGACCCTTATCTGAAAGACAAGGAT GATGAGGATTCTGTAGATCTTGACGATACGACCATTAGTCCAGAGGATTCTGTCATAATTTGTGCACGGAATGAGGATGATGTCAGCCATCTGGAG GTATGGATATTGGAGGGCTCAGAAGAAGGTGATTCAAACATGTATGTTCACCATGATATTGTTATTCCTGCATTTCCCCTCTGTTTGGCATGGCTTGATTGCCCTCTCAAGGAAGGAGAAAAAG GGAACTTCGTAGCTGTGGGCTCAATGGAGCCAGCCATCGAAATATGGGACCTTGATGTT ATGGATGAAGTCCAACCATCTGCAGTATTAGGGGGAGttgttgaaaagaaaaagaagaagggaaAGAAG AAATCTGTGAAATACAAAGATGATAGTCATACTGATTCAGTACTAGGACTTGCTTGGAACAAGGAATACAG GAATGTACTTGCAAGTGCTAGCGCTGACAAGATGGTAAAGATTTGGGATGTTGCAACTGGAAAGTGCAGTGACACCATGGAGCACCACTCAGACAAG GTTCAAGCAGTTGCATGGAATCATTTTGTGCCACAAGTTCTCCTCAGCGGTTCTTTTGATCATTCAGTAGTCATG AAGGATGCAAGGATATCCTCGCATACTGGTTTTAAATGGTCAGTTGCTGCTGATGTTGAAAGTTTGGCATGGGATCCACATGCTGAGCACTCGTTTGTG GTCAGTCTTGAGAATGGAATGGTTTCTGGTTTTGATATTCGTGCTTCTAGTTCAAAGCTCTCTTCCGATCCAAAGCCAAGCTTCACCCTTCATGCACATGACAAGGCAGTGTGCTCTATTACGTACAATCGCTTGGTTCCAAAT CTTCTTGCAACTGGTTCCATGGATAAAACG GTAAAACTCTGGGATTTGTCCAACAATCAACCTTCGTGTGTGGCCTCGAAAAATCCAAAAGCT GGAGCTGTCTTTTCTGTTTCATTCTCCGATGAATGCCCCTTTCTGCTAGCCATTGGTGGATCTAAGGGAAAATTGGAA TTATGGGAGACTCTATCGGATGCTGCAGTTTCTACTAAATATGGAAAATACACCAATCAGAATAGATCAGCCCAGTCGTGA
- the LOC113740224 gene encoding uncharacterized WD repeat-containing protein C17D11.16-like isoform X2, whose translation MMKKMMVTPYWRIVSRVELFGEGLRTLYYPSNEMDPYLKDKDDEDSVDLDDTTISPEDSVIICARNEDDVSHLEVWILEGSEEGDSNMYVHHDIVIPAFPLCLAWLDCPLKEGEKGNFVAVGSMEPAIEIWDLDVMDEVQPSAVLGGVVEKKKKKGKKKSVKYKDDSHTDSVLGLAWNKEYRNVLASASADKMVKIWDVATGKCSDTMEHHSDKVQAVAWNHFVPQVLLSGSFDHSVVMKDARISSHTGFKWSVAADVESLAWDPHAEHSFVVSLENGMVSGFDIRASSSKLSSDPKPSFTLHAHDKAVCSITYNRLVPNLLATGSMDKTVKLWDLSNNQPSCVASKNPKAGAVFSVSFSDECPFLLAIGGSKGKLELWETLSDAAVSTKYGKYTNQNRSAQS comes from the exons atgatgaagaagatgatggtaACTCCATACTGGAGAATTGTCTCAA GGGTTGAGCTGTTTGGTGAGGGACTTCGGACTTTATATTACCCAAGTAATGAGATGGACCCTTATCTGAAAGACAAGGAT GATGAGGATTCTGTAGATCTTGACGATACGACCATTAGTCCAGAGGATTCTGTCATAATTTGTGCACGGAATGAGGATGATGTCAGCCATCTGGAG GTATGGATATTGGAGGGCTCAGAAGAAGGTGATTCAAACATGTATGTTCACCATGATATTGTTATTCCTGCATTTCCCCTCTGTTTGGCATGGCTTGATTGCCCTCTCAAGGAAGGAGAAAAAG GGAACTTCGTAGCTGTGGGCTCAATGGAGCCAGCCATCGAAATATGGGACCTTGATGTT ATGGATGAAGTCCAACCATCTGCAGTATTAGGGGGAGttgttgaaaagaaaaagaagaagggaaAGAAG AAATCTGTGAAATACAAAGATGATAGTCATACTGATTCAGTACTAGGACTTGCTTGGAACAAGGAATACAG GAATGTACTTGCAAGTGCTAGCGCTGACAAGATGGTAAAGATTTGGGATGTTGCAACTGGAAAGTGCAGTGACACCATGGAGCACCACTCAGACAAG GTTCAAGCAGTTGCATGGAATCATTTTGTGCCACAAGTTCTCCTCAGCGGTTCTTTTGATCATTCAGTAGTCATG AAGGATGCAAGGATATCCTCGCATACTGGTTTTAAATGGTCAGTTGCTGCTGATGTTGAAAGTTTGGCATGGGATCCACATGCTGAGCACTCGTTTGTG GTCAGTCTTGAGAATGGAATGGTTTCTGGTTTTGATATTCGTGCTTCTAGTTCAAAGCTCTCTTCCGATCCAAAGCCAAGCTTCACCCTTCATGCACATGACAAGGCAGTGTGCTCTATTACGTACAATCGCTTGGTTCCAAAT CTTCTTGCAACTGGTTCCATGGATAAAACG GTAAAACTCTGGGATTTGTCCAACAATCAACCTTCGTGTGTGGCCTCGAAAAATCCAAAAGCT GGAGCTGTCTTTTCTGTTTCATTCTCCGATGAATGCCCCTTTCTGCTAGCCATTGGTGGATCTAAGGGAAAATTGGAA TTATGGGAGACTCTATCGGATGCTGCAGTTTCTACTAAATATGGAAAATACACCAATCAGAATAGATCAGCCCAGTCGTGA